From Jeotgalibacillus haloalkalitolerans:
TCAGAAAGTTAAAAGGTTTTAATTCCTGTCAGAAGGATAAACTGTAATATGCAGCAGATTAGAAGGAAGGATGAATCAATATGATTACAAAAGAGCAGCAAAATACATTAAAAGATGAACTATATACACGTAAAAAGCAGATTATCGAACAAAACGAAAAATCTGAGGACTATGAGAACACAGAGCTCTCAAATTACGATAATCACCCGGCTGATAATGCAACAGATCTTTTCGAACGTGAAAAAGACCTGGCACTTGAAGAGCATACACAAAAAGAGCTGGATGATATTAATGACGCATTAAATGCGATGGAAGAAGGCACTTATGGTTTATGTGCTGTAGGTGGTGAGGATATTCCATTCGAACGCCTTGAAGCAATGCCGACTGCTTTGACCTGTGTTGAACATGCTGAAGAGTATAGCAGCACGAACCAGCGTCCAAGTGAAGAGTCTGTTATCAGCCCTTCATCAGATCACCCATACCGTGGTGAAGATGAAGGTATCAGGGACTATGAAAACAGTTTTGATGAGGCTGCAAGATACGGCACATCTGAAACCCCTTCAGATATGGCCAACGGTGAAGAAAGCTATGATGATCTTTATGAGGAAGATGTTGAGGATGAAGATGTAGCAAACGAAATGGATGGCAAGCACAGAAAGATTTTGCCTGATAACGAAT
This genomic window contains:
- a CDS encoding TraR/DksA C4-type zinc finger protein, translated to MITKEQQNTLKDELYTRKKQIIEQNEKSEDYENTELSNYDNHPADNATDLFEREKDLALEEHTQKELDDINDALNAMEEGTYGLCAVGGEDIPFERLEAMPTALTCVEHAEEYSSTNQRPSEESVISPSSDHPYRGEDEGIRDYENSFDEAARYGTSETPSDMANGEESYDDLYEEDVEDEDVANEMDGKHRKILPDNE